The following proteins are co-located in the Heliorestis convoluta genome:
- a CDS encoding NifB/NifX family molybdenum-iron cluster-binding protein, protein MIRVAVASSDGKVVNQHFGRAKQFLIFEIVEDHFQFLEIRYTSPACTGQDHREGQMSQTIEMLADCRAVFVSQIGPGASEKLLAKGIVPYRIANFIEEAIKEWMVIEGLSFD, encoded by the coding sequence ATGATTAGAGTCGCTGTTGCTAGTAGTGATGGAAAAGTTGTTAATCAACACTTTGGACGAGCTAAGCAGTTTTTAATCTTCGAAATTGTAGAGGATCACTTTCAATTTCTTGAAATCCGGTATACATCACCTGCCTGTACAGGGCAAGACCATCGTGAAGGTCAGATGAGTCAAACGATTGAAATGCTTGCCGACTGTAGAGCTGTTTTTGTAAGTCAAATTGGGCCTGGTGCATCTGAAAAATTACTAGCCAAAGGCATTGTTCCTTATAGAATAGCTAACTTTATAGAAGAGGCTATTAAAGAATGGATGGTAATCGAAGGTCTCAGTTTCGATTGA